The following proteins are co-located in the Solanum pennellii chromosome 8, SPENNV200 genome:
- the LOC107028838 gene encoding transcription factor KUA1 isoform X1 produces the protein MTRRCSHCSTNGHNSRTCPNRGVKLFGVRLTDGLIRKSASMGNLTHFASGSGGGSTPLNGVVQDSPGDTPDHPAAGGGSVDGYASEDFVAGSSSSRERKKGVPWTEEEHRMFLLGLQKLGKGDWRGIARNYVISRTPTQVASHAQKYFIRQSNMSRRKRRSSLFDIVADESGDTPMVSRDFLADDPAQAEMQSNNPLPPTPAVDEECESMGSAASANSIDGEHALSIPESSQYQHPLVYPAYVAPFYPMPYPCWPGYTAEPAIAETHEVLKPTAVHSKSPINVDELVGMSKLSLGESIGDAAKPPSLSLKLVEGSSRQSAFHANPSSGSSGMNSSHNPIHAV, from the exons ATGACCCGTCGATGTTCACATTGCAGTACCAATGGACATAACTCAAGGACTTGTCCTAATAGAGGTGTGAAGTTGTTTGGGGTCCGATTGACTGATGGGTTGATTCGAAAAAGTGCTAGTATGGGTAATTTGACCCATTTTGCTAGTGGAAGTGGAGGTGGTAGTACACCTCTAAACGGTGTCGTTCAGGACTCACCTGGTGATACACCTGATCATCCTGCTGCTGGTGGTGGCTCTGTTGATGGTTATGCTTCAGAGGATTTTGTTGCTGGTTCTTCATCTAGCCGTGAAAGGAAGAAAG GGGTTCCCTGGACTGAGGAGGAGCATAGGATGTTTTTACTTGGTTTGCAAAAACTCGGTAAAGGTGATTGGCGTGGAATTGCTCGTAACTATGTGATCTCTAGAACGCCCACCCAGGTGGCAAGCCACGCCCAGAAATATTTCATTAGGCAAAGTAATATGTCAAGGAGAAAAAGACGCTCCAGTCTGTTTGATATTGTTGCTGATGAA TCGGGGGACACTCCAATGGTATCAAGGGATTTCCTCGCAGATGATCCTGCACAAGCTGAGATGCAAAGCAACAATCCGTTGCCTCCTACTCCTGCTGTGGATGAAGAATGTGAATCAATGGGTTCAGCAGCTTCTGCCAACTCCATCGATGGGGAACATGCTCTTTCTATACCAGAAAGCTCACAATATCAGCATCCACTTGTGTATCCTGCTTATGTTGCTCCATTTTACCCGATGCCTTATCCATGCTGGCCAGGTTACACTGCAGAGCCAGCAATAGCAGAGACCCATGAAGTTCTGAAGCCAACAGCTGTTCATTCAAAGAGTCCAATTAATGTTGATGAGCTGGTTGGTATGTCAAAGCTAAGCTTAGGTGAATCCATTGGTGATGCTGCCAAGCCACCTTCTCTGTCACTAAAGCTGGTCGAGGGCTCCTCCAGGCAGTCAGCTTTCCATGCTAATCCGTCATCTGGTAGCTCAGGCATGAACTCTAGCCACAATCCAATCCATGCAGTTTAG
- the LOC107028838 gene encoding transcription factor KUA1 isoform X2, which yields MTRRCSHCSTNGHNSRTCPNRGVKLFGVRLTDGLIRKSASMGNLTHFASGSGGGSTPLNGVVQDSPGDTPDHPAAGGGSVDGYASEDFVAGSSSSRERKKGVPWTEEEHRMFLLGLQKLGKGDWRGIARNYVISRTPTQVASHAQKYFIRQSNMSRRKRRSSLFDIVADESGDTPMVSRDFLADDPAQAEMQSNNPLPPTPAVDEECESMGSAASANSIDGEHALSIPESSQYQHPLVYPAYVAPFYPMPYPCWPGYTAEPAIAETHEVLKPTAVHSKSPINVDELVGMSKLSLGESIGDAAKPPSLSLKLVEGSSRQSAFHANPSSGSSGMTPEAN from the exons ATGACCCGTCGATGTTCACATTGCAGTACCAATGGACATAACTCAAGGACTTGTCCTAATAGAGGTGTGAAGTTGTTTGGGGTCCGATTGACTGATGGGTTGATTCGAAAAAGTGCTAGTATGGGTAATTTGACCCATTTTGCTAGTGGAAGTGGAGGTGGTAGTACACCTCTAAACGGTGTCGTTCAGGACTCACCTGGTGATACACCTGATCATCCTGCTGCTGGTGGTGGCTCTGTTGATGGTTATGCTTCAGAGGATTTTGTTGCTGGTTCTTCATCTAGCCGTGAAAGGAAGAAAG GGGTTCCCTGGACTGAGGAGGAGCATAGGATGTTTTTACTTGGTTTGCAAAAACTCGGTAAAGGTGATTGGCGTGGAATTGCTCGTAACTATGTGATCTCTAGAACGCCCACCCAGGTGGCAAGCCACGCCCAGAAATATTTCATTAGGCAAAGTAATATGTCAAGGAGAAAAAGACGCTCCAGTCTGTTTGATATTGTTGCTGATGAA TCGGGGGACACTCCAATGGTATCAAGGGATTTCCTCGCAGATGATCCTGCACAAGCTGAGATGCAAAGCAACAATCCGTTGCCTCCTACTCCTGCTGTGGATGAAGAATGTGAATCAATGGGTTCAGCAGCTTCTGCCAACTCCATCGATGGGGAACATGCTCTTTCTATACCAGAAAGCTCACAATATCAGCATCCACTTGTGTATCCTGCTTATGTTGCTCCATTTTACCCGATGCCTTATCCATGCTGGCCAGGTTACACTGCAGAGCCAGCAATAGCAGAGACCCATGAAGTTCTGAAGCCAACAGCTGTTCATTCAAAGAGTCCAATTAATGTTGATGAGCTGGTTGGTATGTCAAAGCTAAGCTTAGGTGAATCCATTGGTGATGCTGCCAAGCCACCTTCTCTGTCACTAAAGCTGGTCGAGGGCTCCTCCAGGCAGTCAGCTTTCCATGCTAATCCGTCATCTGGTAGCTCAG GTATGACTCCTGAAGCTAACTGA